A region from the Streptomyces tsukubensis genome encodes:
- a CDS encoding helix-turn-helix transcriptional regulator, giving the protein MALSHTGPERPLLIGRQRERAALDQLTDGLAAGRGGTTVICGDAGIGKSALLTYARSAPGVRVLRAEGAEFETDFAFAALHQLCGPVLTGIAALPTPQCQELETAFGLRAGDIPDRFRVGLAFLNLLSSVAGGTPLLCVIDDAQWLDPTSAQAFAFAARRVQDEPIALIFAVRDPAARPELRGLPRLVLAGLDEADARSLLLARIRAPLDTRVRERILAEARGNPLALLELPGAGALAGGFACPDASAAPAVVESSFQIRLAGLPARTRTLLLMAAADPTGNPLLLTRAAADLDIGIADARPAEEAGLVSFGDLVRFRHPLVRSAFYHSASPDERRAAHRALAKALDHESDGDRGSWHLAQATVGPDEHTADAMYRSAARARARGGSAAAAVFLAEAARLTPQPGMRAERALSAAEAKREAGALDEALALLSVARAGPLGPAARAQAGILGARIAFDQNRDEAAVTQLLDASRCMAAVDRPAARESLLDALAAAVFVGRFAHSARISDVAEAARAMLGDHAPARPLDLLLDALTTQLTKDFAAAVPLLRHVVEVYGERGGGSGPATGELWLACCVAMDLWEDGAWISLAERQLADSRTAGALTLLPVALSYRALAHIHTGQFDDAATLVAEAYAIADEVGAPGLEYVDVTVAAWRGEEARTLELAELARAGAEERGEGRLVTAVEYAQAVLFNGLGRYDAAQEVLRPACRLDEMGFHAWILTEFLEAAARTGDRDTAAPVLRRLLDRTESTGTDWARGVALRSRALLARGPEAEECYREAIIRLDRTAGAVHAARARLVYGEWLRREGRRLEARTMLRAAHERLSAMGARAFAARAARELAGTGEHPRGRKAPTPVGLTAQEFQVARLVATGVTSREAGLQLFLSPRTIDAHLRSIFRKLGITSRRQLGQVPLRRDGSPGEGHGLADRYA; this is encoded by the coding sequence GTGGCCCTTTCTCACACCGGTCCGGAGCGACCCCTTCTCATCGGGCGGCAGCGCGAGCGCGCAGCCCTCGACCAGCTGACCGACGGTCTGGCCGCCGGACGCGGCGGCACCACGGTGATCTGCGGCGATGCCGGGATCGGCAAGTCCGCACTGCTGACGTACGCGCGCTCCGCACCGGGGGTGCGCGTCCTGCGGGCCGAGGGGGCCGAGTTCGAGACCGACTTCGCCTTCGCGGCACTGCACCAGCTCTGTGGACCGGTCCTCACCGGAATCGCCGCGCTGCCGACTCCACAGTGCCAGGAGCTGGAGACCGCTTTCGGTCTGCGGGCCGGTGACATCCCGGACCGCTTCCGTGTGGGCCTCGCCTTTCTCAATCTGCTGTCGAGCGTCGCGGGCGGCACTCCGCTGCTCTGCGTCATCGACGACGCCCAGTGGCTCGATCCGACCTCGGCACAGGCGTTCGCCTTCGCCGCGCGCCGGGTGCAGGACGAGCCGATCGCGCTGATCTTCGCGGTACGGGACCCGGCCGCCCGCCCCGAGTTACGGGGATTGCCGCGTCTTGTGCTGGCGGGGCTCGACGAGGCGGACGCCCGAAGCCTTCTCCTGGCCCGGATCAGAGCTCCCCTGGACACCCGGGTACGGGAGCGCATCCTCGCCGAGGCCCGTGGCAACCCGCTCGCCCTGCTCGAACTGCCCGGCGCGGGCGCACTGGCCGGGGGGTTCGCCTGTCCCGACGCCTCCGCCGCCCCGGCCGTGGTCGAGTCGAGCTTCCAGATCAGACTCGCCGGACTGCCGGCCCGTACACGCACCCTCCTGCTGATGGCCGCCGCGGACCCCACCGGCAACCCCCTCCTGCTGACACGGGCCGCGGCGGATCTGGACATCGGCATCGCCGACGCCCGCCCCGCCGAGGAAGCCGGACTCGTCTCCTTCGGAGACTTGGTACGGTTCCGCCACCCTCTCGTACGCTCTGCCTTCTACCACTCGGCGTCCCCGGACGAACGACGCGCGGCACACCGCGCCCTGGCCAAGGCCCTGGATCACGAGAGCGACGGCGACCGCGGTTCCTGGCATCTGGCCCAGGCCACAGTCGGACCCGACGAGCACACCGCCGACGCGATGTACCGCTCGGCTGCCCGGGCCCGGGCCCGAGGGGGGTCCGCCGCCGCCGCGGTGTTCCTCGCCGAGGCGGCCCGGCTGACTCCCCAGCCGGGTATGCGCGCCGAGCGGGCGCTGTCCGCCGCGGAGGCGAAACGCGAGGCCGGAGCCCTCGACGAGGCACTCGCGTTGCTGTCCGTGGCGCGGGCCGGACCACTCGGACCAGCGGCGCGGGCACAGGCCGGGATCCTGGGCGCCAGGATCGCCTTCGACCAGAACCGGGACGAGGCGGCGGTCACCCAGCTCCTCGACGCCTCCCGTTGCATGGCCGCGGTCGATCGTCCGGCGGCCCGGGAGTCGCTGCTCGACGCCCTCGCCGCCGCTGTCTTCGTCGGCCGGTTCGCCCACTCTGCGCGCATCTCCGACGTGGCCGAGGCCGCTCGGGCCATGCTCGGCGACCACGCCCCCGCGCGCCCGCTGGATCTGCTCCTGGACGCGCTGACCACTCAGCTGACGAAGGATTTCGCGGCGGCCGTCCCGCTGCTGCGCCATGTGGTGGAGGTCTACGGGGAGCGGGGCGGCGGCAGCGGTCCCGCGACGGGGGAACTCTGGCTCGCCTGCTGTGTCGCGATGGACCTCTGGGAGGACGGCGCGTGGATCTCCCTGGCGGAGCGCCAGTTGGCGGATTCCAGAACGGCGGGCGCGCTGACATTGCTGCCGGTGGCGCTCAGCTACCGGGCACTCGCGCACATCCACACCGGACAGTTCGACGACGCCGCCACCCTGGTCGCGGAGGCCTACGCCATCGCCGACGAGGTCGGCGCCCCGGGTCTGGAGTACGTCGACGTGACCGTGGCCGCGTGGCGCGGAGAAGAGGCCCGGACCCTGGAGCTCGCGGAGCTGGCGAGGGCAGGTGCGGAGGAGCGGGGCGAGGGCAGACTCGTCACCGCGGTCGAATACGCCCAAGCGGTCCTGTTCAACGGTCTCGGACGCTACGACGCGGCCCAGGAAGTCCTGCGCCCCGCCTGCCGGCTCGACGAAATGGGATTCCACGCCTGGATTCTCACCGAATTCCTGGAAGCGGCGGCCCGCACCGGCGACCGGGACACCGCCGCCCCGGTGCTCCGGCGCCTGCTCGACCGCACGGAGAGCACGGGAACCGACTGGGCGAGGGGAGTGGCACTGCGCAGCCGGGCCCTCCTGGCGCGCGGCCCCGAGGCAGAGGAGTGCTATCGGGAGGCGATCATCCGACTCGACCGCACCGCGGGCGCCGTGCATGCCGCCCGCGCCCGCCTCGTCTACGGCGAATGGCTGCGGCGTGAAGGACGCAGGCTCGAAGCCCGGACGATGCTCCGCGCCGCTCACGAGAGGCTCTCCGCGATGGGGGCCAGGGCTTTCGCAGCCCGTGCGGCCCGGGAACTCGCCGG